AAGGTGTTTACAACAGCAATGGAGTCACCGTCTGGCGTGCGCAGACGATTGCCGGCGAGTGATGAGCACTCCATGGAAGCACCGCCGTGTTCATCGGCGATCGACAGGATCATCGAGGTACTGTGGCAGATGCCGTTCAAACGGGAGATCAGGGCAGACAGAGATGCGCTTTCACTCAAAATGTCGTTCAGTACATTGAGTATCGATGGGCGGTCCAGGTAAACCAGTGAACCGCCCATGCTGGTGCCATCATGAATATCCAGATAGACACCGTGCTCATTCAACACGCTGAATGGGCAATACATACCGGGCCAGCCCAGAGCTGCGAGTTTGTAGGCGCCATCCGTGGGCCTGCGCACGGTCAGCACCTGCGCAAACTGGTTAAATGCTTCCCCCCAATCCATGTTGCGGCCGATAAACGTACCCCCATCAAGGGAATGGCTGCCCCAGGAGAGGATTGAAGTGCAGCCAGCAAAGGAGTGCAGCTTGGACTGGAAGATGCCGTACTCCATGATCTGGTCGAGCATGCAAACATTTGTCAGTGGCCAGCCGGTGCCTTCGGCGACGCCGTCATACCAGTGCCGGTTTCTCGTCGAGCAACTGTGGTAGGCGCGGTCGCTCCACGTTTGCATTTCGTCCTGGGTAAGCCCGCCTTGCTTTCGGGCGGGTTCCACCACAACATCAAACGCCTGCTGCATGTGGTCGACCATCAGGGCACCATATTGTTTGCCCATTTCCCTCGCTGATCCTGTGAGGACGGGAATAAGGAACCCATTTGACTCGTAGAGCTTTCCACCCTCTAACGTATTAAGCAGCGTCATTTTGTTGTCTGGCATGGTTCGTCGTTCTCCCAGGTACTCTCATTAAACGCGTTGCGTGTGATGGTTTGGTTTTAAGGCTGCGTGGTTTTGGTCAATAGCCAGCCTGGCACCCTTAGGTTCCAGTGAATGGCCGCGGCACGCAGGAAAAAAATGAGCAGCATGCAGCAGGCACCATTTATGACGGCAGATTCCGGCGACACGTGCATAAGGATCAAATAGCCGATGCAGCCGATGGTGACCGGGACTGCGTACAGTTCATTGCGCATCAGCAGGGTCTGGTTACCGGCGAGTGTGTCGCGTATCAGGCCGCCACCAATGGCCGTGATAATTCCGAGAATGAGCGGCCCCAGTGGTAACGCGAACGGCAGCTCGATGCCTTTGTGCGTAGCCTGAATGGCGAACATGGATACGCCGAGCGCATCCAGATACAGCATGCTGCGGTAGACCTGTCCGTGCGTCATCAGCTTGTTGGCCAGGAACGCCAGCATGCTGGCAAATATGGCTACCCAGATGTAGTTCAGGTCGGAAGCCCAGAACACCGGCACATCGAGAATGACGTCGCGGATGGTGCCGCCACCAATGGCGGTAATCACACCCATCACCGTTGCCCCGAACAAATCGATCCCTTTGGGCGCCACCGCGGCGACGGC
This genomic interval from Microbulbifer sp. Q7 contains the following:
- a CDS encoding C45 family autoproteolytic acyltransferase/hydolase, with amino-acid sequence MPDNKMTLLNTLEGGKLYESNGFLIPVLTGSAREMGKQYGALMVDHMQQAFDVVVEPARKQGGLTQDEMQTWSDRAYHSCSTRNRHWYDGVAEGTGWPLTNVCMLDQIMEYGIFQSKLHSFAGCTSILSWGSHSLDGGTFIGRNMDWGEAFNQFAQVLTVRRPTDGAYKLAALGWPGMYCPFSVLNEHGVYLDIHDGTSMGGSLVYLDRPSILNVLNDILSESASLSALISRLNGICHSTSMILSIADEHGGASMECSSLAGNRLRTPDGDSIAVVNTFLVPDWGLGPRETISNSLRRHANMNARLAEHDGKVDAAVTRQIMDLRLFNEDGSFAENGGATKPTKQDADLTNHQIVTDVKRRQVWLKVPVPDYATDWTHIDLAALWK
- a CDS encoding trimeric intracellular cation channel family protein — its product is MTAMQIDDLQYLLGMAGTVAFAATAVAAVAPKGIDLFGATVMGVITAIGGGTIRDVILDVPVFWASDLNYIWVAIFASMLAFLANKLMTHGQVYRSMLYLDALGVSMFAIQATHKGIELPFALPLGPLILGIITAIGGGLIRDTLAGNQTLLMRNELYAVPVTIGCIGYLILMHVSPESAVINGACCMLLIFFLRAAAIHWNLRVPGWLLTKTTQP